The genomic region CTCGACCCCCAGATCATCCTGTGCGACGAGCCGGACTCCGGTCTGGATCCCGTTCGTACCGCCTACCTGTCGCAGCTGTTGATCGACATCAACGCCCAGATCGACTGCACGATCCTGATCGTGACGCACAACATCAACATCGCTCGCACCGTGCCCGACAACATGGGCATGCTCTTCCGCAAGCACCTGGTGATGTTCGGTCCGCGCGAGGTGCTGCTGACCAGCGACGAGCCCGTCGTCAAGCAGTTCCTCAACGGTCGCCGCCTCGGCCCCATCGGTATGTCCGAGGAGAAGGACGAGGGCACGATGGCCGAGGAGCAGGCGCTCGCCGATGCCGGTCACCATGACGGTGGCGTCGAGGAGATCGAGGGCGTGCCGCCGCAGATCCAGGCCACCCCGGGTATGCCCGAGCGCCAGGCCGTGCACCGTCGTCAGGCTCGCGTGCGCGAGATCATGCACACCCTGCCGCCCGCGGCACAGGAAGCCATCCGCGACGACCTCGAGGGCACCCATGGGGTCAGGACCTGCGCGTCGCCAACGGATCAGCGACCCTCGACTGGCCACGGCACGACCGTGTGCCGTCGGGTGGAACTTGAGCTCGGGATCGCCACAGATGACGAATCGGATGGCCGCGAAACACGGCAACTCGAGACGTAACAGCCCGCCCACTGTTCAGGCGAAGGCCGTGCGCAGGGTGCGGAGGTCTTTCGGGATGGTGATCGAAGCGGAGTTCGACCGCTTCGCCGCCCGGATGATCTCCGTCGCATCGGCAACTGAAACCGGCTGTGCGCCGAACAACGACGGTGGCCCTCGCGGACCGCAGCCATCGATCACGGCGGAACACATCGTCGCGTGCGCGTTGGAGATCCTGGACAGGGAGGGCGATAGCGCACCTACCGTGCGCAGAGTCGCTGCGGACATGGAGATCTCGACCCGCACGTTCTACAAGAAGCTTCGCACCCGCGAGAACATGCTCCGCGGAGTTGCCGACATGTATGGGTCTCAACTAGGCCCAACAGTGCATCACGGCTGCTCTTGGAAACAAACCGTGATGAATTGGTGCGCCGAGTTGCATTTCGAGTTCGTGTCTCATCGGCATCTCGCCGACCTCCTGGGAGGCCAGACCATGATCCGGCTGAACGACAAGGTCGAGGGTCTAGCGAAGCTGGCAATCAGTGAGGGCATCTCGCGGAGGCAGGCTGTCGAATGTAGCAGGGCGGCAATCGTCGTAACCGTGAACGGCGCTTTCGCCGAGGTGCGTTCGTCGATCCGGCAACGGACCGACATGCGCCATCGAAGAACCGTGTCGCCATCATCACGAGACCATGCGAGCACGATCGAAGGGATTTTTGGCAGCGTACAAACGGAAGGCGATCTCGATGCATGTTCGGATAGCTCATGCGCTGAAGGATCGGCACTGGACAATTATCGAGAGCACGAGCGTAAGGAGCTGAACCCTACGAAGGGATCCGTGCTTGCCCGGTCGCCACGGTGTGAAGTCCGCGACCTGAGCGCAGCTTTGGTGGCGAGGAACGTCTCAACGTCGAGAGTTCGGCGGACCGGCACGAAGAGGTCGGTCGCCACCAACGTATTGCTCCCGTCGCGGCCATACCCGCCACATACCAGGTGCCTCGAATGGTGAGGTCGGCCGACGGCATTAGGGCCCAGCGGATCTCCGCGGGTTCGTCGGATTCGTTGAGCACCAGGAACGCGCTGATCGTCCACTGCGCTTGGCGACAGCCGGAAGCAAATCCCCATTTACCAGTGATCTGGTAGCCGCCGTCGACGACCTTGGCTGTTCCGTTGGGCCCGTACTTGCTGATCGCCACGTTGTGCGGATCCGGACCGTAGACCAGTTCCCGCACGTCGTCCGGGAACAGCCCCATGGCGAACGCCGTGGTGTTCGCGATGAAGGGCGACCCAGCCCGCCGACGAATCGTCCAGGGACAGTTCGGCAGTCAGCTCGATCATCGTGTGGACGTCGTCTCCCGCGCCACCCGAACGACGGGGAGTGAGTGCCTGCATCAGGCCCGAGTCACGAAGTGCCCGTGTGGTCTCATCGGTGAGGCACCGCTGCCGCTCCGACTCATCGGCATTCGCCCGTAGCAGCGGAAGTAGATCACGCGCGGTCTGCACCAGACGCTCGCGGGTCTCCTGCTGCTGCCGCTTGGTCAGCGGTGCATACGCTTCAAGAGTCGACATTGATCCTCCTAGAC from Mycolicibacterium sp. YH-1 harbors:
- a CDS encoding ABC transporter ATP-binding protein — protein: MGIGIQVEGLTKSFGSQRIWEDVTFDIPPGEVSVLLGPSGTGKSVFLKSLIGLLRPERGKIIVDGTNIIECSAKELYEIRTLFGVMFQDGALFGSMSLYDNTAFPLREHTKKKESEIRQIVMEKLDLVGLTGDETKFPGEISGGMRKRAGLARSLVLDPQIILCDEPDSGLDPVRTAYLSQLLIDINAQIDCTILIVTHNINIARTVPDNMGMLFRKHLVMFGPREVLLTSDEPVVKQFLNGRRLGPIGMSEEKDEGTMAEEQALADAGHHDGGVEEIEGVPPQIQATPGMPERQAVHRRQARVREIMHTLPPAAQEAIRDDLEGTHGVRTCASPTDQRPSTGHGTTVCRRVELELGIATDDESDGRETRQLET
- a CDS encoding TetR/AcrR family transcriptional regulator; this translates as MVIEAEFDRFAARMISVASATETGCAPNNDGGPRGPQPSITAEHIVACALEILDREGDSAPTVRRVAADMEISTRTFYKKLRTRENMLRGVADMYGSQLGPTVHHGCSWKQTVMNWCAELHFEFVSHRHLADLLGGQTMIRLNDKVEGLAKLAISEGISRRQAVECSRAAIVVTVNGAFAEVRSSIRQRTDMRHRRTVSPSSRDHASTIEGIFGSVQTEGDLDACSDSSCAEGSALDNYREHERKELNPTKGSVLARSPRCEVRDLSAALVARNVSTSRVRRTGTKRSVATNVLLPSRPYPPHTRCLEW